The nucleotide window ggagcaggttgagtagtggagcaggttgagtagtggagcaggttaagtagtggagcaggttgagagattcaagtttcttggtgtccacatcaccaacaaactaacatggtccaaacacagcaGAAGAGGGCATGACATCacctattcccccccaggagactgaaaacatttggcagatcctcaaaaggttctacagctgcaccatcgagagcaccctggctggttgcatcactgcctggtacggcaactgctcggagATCGAGgggtacgacccagtacatcaccggggccaagcttcctgccacccaaaaattgtcaaagactccagacactctagtcatagactgttctctctgctaccacatggtaagcggtaccggagcaccaagtctaggtccaagaggcttctaagcagcttctacccacaagccataagactcctgaacatctaatcaaatggctatccagactatttacattgccccccatttaccctgctgctactctctgttattacctatgcatagtcacttcaataactctatctacatgttcatattacctcaattacctggactaaccggtgGCACATTGACCCTGtgccagtagcccctgtatatagcctcgctactgctaTTTTAATGCTGCTCTAATTATTTGttacatttctctctttctttttgtaGGTGTTTTTCTTACAACTGaatttttggttaagggcttgtaagtaagcatttcactgaaaggtTGTAAggttgtacctgttgtattcagagcttgtgacaaataacatttgatttgatttgtatcggTTGCCGTGACAGCAGTGTAAATCACAACAGGTATGTGTATCATCATTCTCCCaaggtcctctcctcctccctctctggagtccccctctcctcccctcctctcatcctcatcTCCTCTGACCTTGTGTTCCCTTTCTCTAGGGAGTCTGAGGCCTGTCCTACTGTCAATGCTAAATCTACTCTCTaaccagggaggaggaggaggaggaggagagagagagggagagagggagagagagagagagagagagagagacactcaggaACCAAGATACACTTGGGCTCAATACAGTCATTCAATCTACTGTAAATGAgacacacacttactcacacacacacatacaagacaCACGTTTAACTAGTGTGAGCATGTCTGTTTCTAAACCAATCGAATCGACCGATCCTGCTGGTTGACAGCCTATCCCCTGGGGTGTCTTTGACATGTCCACTTGATGACATGGTTCTTAGATCAATAACCAATAACATGCCAATCACCAATCAACCCTCTGGTTAGAAAAACACTCCACAGTGACTAAAACCCCATGAATGGATGGATCTACAATCATCCCTTcgtccttccatccctccattcctgaTGAGAAGTGAATTgaaagaggagagatgtggaATGACTTGAATAATTTATAGTGCTTGGCCAACTCTGTTTGAGGTTGAGAATTCCCATGGTAACCATCTTGGCATCAAACGGTCAAATATATCAGTGACCCCCTCAGGAAGGGAGACAAAAAGACACATTCCAGTGGCCACAGTAACATACTACTTAAAGAGATTATCCGGTACTTTTCAGATAGTAGTTCTGAAAGTACTGTCCATAAGCCAAAAGGGGTCCCCTAAAAATGTGCGAAACTACGGCTCATTATGTGCAGatatggtctctctctcgctctgcatcttgctagctgccactcaaatggcgaggggctgaagctcattggctggaACATGAAATACTAGAGGGCTGGCCCAcgtgggttagggttatgtttattGAAATGTTTAAAACTAGGGGATTTTGTGACTAATTGACGTAAGACAGTCATTTTGGTCGTACATtgtgcatgtatgaactacacattgacacatccagcccaaagtggGAGGTTTAGAGACTACTTAGTAGGCCCCAAAGTTCTCAAACGTATCTTTAACATCCCACGAGAACAAAGCATTGTATTGTTCATTGGAATATAGCTTTCGGCTCTATGCAGTGCATGGTGGGAGCGTACTGTCTTGTTGCTCTCCAGTAGTTCATGGGCCTTGATGGGGTGGTTGAGGCTAGGCTTGCCCACGTAGACATCACCATCTTGGGGGAAGGCTGAGAGCAGCGAGAGAAGAGCTCCAGGATTCACGTAGTTATCATCGTCAACATGACACAGCCacctggaaggagaggggacaaCATAGGAATCGGTTCCAAACTGAAGTGAACAGTTGATCCCTTTCCTCTGTTCTAATTACAACCTAGGCTTGATTCCAAACTAAACACTGGGACCTTGTCTCTGCCCTTTCTTCTATCAGGCTTGAAGTCAAACCCTATAGTTTCGTACAAAATGTTCATAAAAATGTCTGGGAATTTACAACTTCTACTTTTTAACGCGATCTCTATGTCCTGTAAAGTGATAGTCTCTCTATGCCCTGTAAAGTGATAGTCTATCTATGCCCTGTAAAGTGATAGTCTACCTGTGCCCTGTAAAGTGATAGACTATCTGTGCCCTGTAAAGTGATAGACTATCTGTGCCCTGTAAAGTGATAGACTATCTGTGTCCTGTAAAGTGATAGTCTATCTGTGCCCTGTAAAGTGATAGTCTCTCTATGTCCTGTAAAGTGATAGTCTATCTATGTCCTGTAAAGTGATAGTCTCTCTATGTCCTGTAAAGTGATAGTCTATCTATGTCCTGTAAAGTGATAGTCTATCTATGCCCTGTAAAGTGATAGTCTACCTGTGCCCTGTAAAGTGATAGACTATCTGTGCCCTGTAAAGTGATAGACTATCTGTGCCCTGTAAAGTGATAGACTATCTGTGCCCTGTAAAGTGATAGACTATCTGTGCCCTGTAAAGTGATAGACTATCTGTGTCCTGTAAAGTGATAGTCTATCTGTGCTCTGTAAAGTGATAGACTATCTGTGCCCTGTAAAGTGGTAGGTTGGGCTGGTCACTCACTTCTTATCGGAGGCCATAAAGTGGTCATATTCAGCAGACATCTTACAGGACAGAGCCTGGTGACTGTGGTCCGACGGACAATCTGTCACAATCACATTGTAACCTGTATGTAAAAAAGAATTTCAGTCAGAGCACCTATCAATGTGTTCATTTTACAACACTCTGACATGAGACTTAAATGAGATTAAAACTGGAACTGTTGTCTAATAAACAACTATCACTATTAATCATTACAACTGTTAATACAACAAGTCTCTCCTTGCTTGTGATTGGTGGAGCTGAAGACCTACCTCTGGAGTTGATGTCTTCATCCTCCGTGTCTGTAAAGATGAACGtctagagaaggaggagagagagatataacacacacacacacacaccccccacacacacacacacaccccccccccccgcccacacacacacacacacacacacacacacacacacacaccccacacacacacacacacaccccacacatacacacaccccacacacacacacacataccccacacacacacatatacacacagacaccccctcacacagacagcccccccaCACGGCACACACACGAAGCAAAATAATGGAGGACAGATTACTACTGACAGAAACAGGCTGCACCATTAGCTAGAGggaagacatgcacacacacacagtcacagacccACTTGAACCTTTGACCCTCGCTGCCATTACATTGAAGACAGTGTGACACAGCAGCACTACCCTCCCATTGGGAGATGACAAAGCCTTGACTTCTGCTCCCAACACTTCCTCTGTAGATTCAGAAagctagttctctctctctctctctctctctctctctctctctaacagactCAGTGATCTAAACGGCATGCTATCTATTTCTATTTCCCTACAGTAGTACAGCACTGTGTAGCTGGTCCACCACTGACCTCTGTTGGTCACAACTAGCAACAACAGCAACCACTGAAACTACAGATACGTTATAtatagaaaagtatgtggacaccccttcaaatttgtggattcggctatttcagccacatccgttgctgacagtCCGACAAAATAATCTGGgggatgccagaagaacgctacctgccccaatagtgccaactgtaaagtttgttggaggaggaataatggtctggggctgtttttcatggttcgggctaggacccatagttccagtgaagggaaatcttaacactacagcatacaatgacattctagacaattctgtgcttccaacattgtggcaacagtttggggaaggccctttcctgtttcagcatgacaatgcccacgtgcacaaagcgaggtccatacagaagtggtttgttgagatcggtgtggaagaacttgactggcctgcacagagccctgacctcaaccccccacctttggaatgaattggaacgccgactgggagccaggcctaatcgctcaacatcagtgcccaacctcactaatgttcttgtggctgaaagccttcccagaagagtggaggctgttatagcagcaaaggggagactaactccatattaatgcccatgattttgtaataagatgttcaatgagcaggtgtccgcATACTTTTGGTCAGGTAGTGTAGAAGAGCCCTATCAGTGGGCTCCCACTCTAATATCATCCACAGTGTATGACTGCCAAtggaagcacacacacagtctctctctctctcacacacacacacacacacacacacacacacacacactgatatggaCAGTGACTGACTGCTGATCCAATCTTCCATAGGAAGTGATGGGGGTGGAGTACAGGGAGTGAAAGGGGGACCGAGGGaagataggagagggagagggtggagatggGTGTTGTTCCCTCAGTGTCTGGTACTCTTTCAtctgagagagaagagatagcaAGACGAGGATGTGTGTCTGTTTCAACTCTCTCCTAAGCATTATCAAACCATTACAGTTAagctataaaactcctcctgAGGTGACAGgaccgtcccaaatggcaccctattctgaatatagtgcactatgtagggaataggatggcaTTTGGGACGTATCCTAGAGCAGCCTCTGGGGGATAAAACAGTGTTTTACGGGGTGTAATTCACCACGGGGTGTAATATAATAGAGTAGCCTCTGGGGGGATAAAACAGTGTTTTACGGGGTGTAATTCACCACGGGGTGTAATATAATAGAGTAGCCTCTGGGGGGATAAAACAGTGTTTTACGGGGTGTAATTCACCACGGGGTGTAATATAATAGAGTAGCCTCTGGGGGGATAAAACAGTGTTTTACGGGGTGTAATTCACCACGGGGTGTAATATAATAGAGTAGCCTCTGGGGGGATAAAACAGTGTTTTACGGGGTGTAATTCACCACGGGGTGTAATATAATAGAgcagctcctctcctcctgatatctctctctctccttctctccctatctctcattctctctgtgtgtgtgtgatggtgtttgtgtgtgtgtgtgtgtgtgtgtgtgtgtgtgtgtgtgtgtgtgtgtgtgtgtgtgtgtgtgtgtgtgcctgcccaCGGCTTTACATTAACCTAAGTGATCGCCTTAATAGCTTTAGTGCACTAGATGAACTGCATGTATCTATCATAGAGCCCTGTCTtcccactacaacacacacacacacccacacacccacacccatgtGATCTGCACTCCATCTATCTCCATTGAAACAACAGTAcagcctccctctacctctcataTTGAGTATAGCTACCTCTAAATCTTCCCTTCAGCCATTTTAtagccctcctcttcctctcctccccctagccCCCTGTGGGTAtttttctttcttctcctccgcatccctccatcccatcactcGTTCAAAGGAGGAGTAATTCACAGATCGATTCCCTGGTGATGAAACCAAAAGAGGCGCTGCTTGACTCAGGACCCAGAGGCCCTGTGTCATTAGTTTCCTCCCTGACAGTCATAAGTCAGGCAACTGCACCAGCACCACGGCTCCATAATGTCCGCTAGGCCCCTATCATTCTGCCTGGGCTAAAGAGGCTGAAGAGCCAAGATGGCTGGCAGTGGCTCGTAAACTAGACAGTGGGAGTtgactgggggagggagggagggagggagggagggagggagggagggagggagagagagagagagagagagagagagagagagagagagagagagacagagagagagagagagagagagagagagagagagagagagagggagagagagagagagagggagagagagagggagagagagagagagagagagagagagggagagagagagagagagagagagagagagagagagagagagagagagagagaggataaatcTGTCTCTTTTACTCCTGCTGTAAAACATAGCTGGATAGATTTCTCTCCTATAGATTTCTCTCCTATAGAGTGTAATGCAGCTATAGAGTGTAATGCAGCTGGGTCCTGTATCAGTGTACTACTGTGACTTTAAATCATCTGTCTCTTCTAATGGAGTATGGACAGGAGTACATGGATGATCTTTTGTGCTGTATtgttttgacacacacacacacaacacaacacaacacacacaacacaacacaacacaacacacacacaacactactacaggatgctgtgtgtgtctgtgtgtttgctgtCTGTGCCAGGGTGACGCCACAGCCGCACGGCAACAAGGCTGAAACGGAAACTGATCTGAGAACAGGAAGTCTATGAAGAGAAcatagaactgtgtgtgtgtgtgtgtgtgtgtgtgtgtgtgtgtgtgtgtgtgtgtgtgtgtgtgtgtgtgtgtgtgtgtgtgtgtgtgtgtgtgtgtgtgtgtgtgtgttagggtcgAGAAAAACAAATAGCCAGAATCTTTGCGTTAAAGTTCCACTTGTAAGAAACGAAAATAAGCAacattagactatatacacaTCATCTGTGGATAGTAGCCATGACAACACTGTTGGAGGGAAAACATTTCCTCTGAGGTTCTACAGAGCTTCCGTTCTGACTCTCAGctgaatagagagaggggggggagagagagagagagagagagagagggggggggggggggtgaaagagagagagagagagagagagagagagagagacgggtgaaagagagagagctgatgaTTTCACTTCTCTAAAACTAAGACTAAAGTTAATATCTGCTGAGGACCAAACCACGAGTCACCCTGTCTGTCCATCTGAATCACTAGCTGATGAGAAAGTGTAGAGATATTTTTATGACCTGAAGAAATCGCTGACATTTGCCTACTTCTTCAGAGAAAAGGCACATATAAAATGTGCCTCATAGTTTGAGGAATTAGGTACCTGGGTGGAACAATGTGTTTTAAACATGTATTGGGAACACTATCActgtctatgagaaccagacatgtATTGGAACACTATCAttgtctatgagaaccagacatgtATTGGGAACACTATCActgtctatgagaaccagacatgtATTGGGAACACTATCActgtctatgagaaccagacatgtATTGGGAACACTATCActgtctatgagaaccagacatgtATTGGGAACACTATCActgtctatgagaaccagacatgtATTGGGAACACTATCActgtctatgagaaccagacatgtATTGGGAACACTATCACTGTCTATGAGAACCAAACATGTATTGGGAACACTATCActgtctatgagaaccagacatgtATTGGGAACACTATCACTGTCTATGAGAACCAAACATGTATTGGGAACACTATCACTGTCTATGAGAACCAAACATGTATTGGGAACACTATCACTGTCTATGAGAACCAAACATGTATTGGGAACACTATCActgtctatgagaaccagacatgtATTGGGAACACTATCACTGTCTATGAGAACCAAACATGTATTGGGAACACTATCACTGTCTATGAGAACCAAACATGTATTGGGAACACTATCACTGTCTATGAGAACCAAACATGTATTGGGAACACTATCACTGTCTATGAGAACCAAACATGTATTGGGAACACTATCActgtctatgagaaccagacatgtATTGGGAACACTATCActgtctatgagaaccagacatgtATTGGGAACACTATCACTGTCTATAAGAACCAGACATGTATTGGGAACACTATCActgtctatgagaaccagacataTATTGGGAACACTATCACTGTCTATGAGAACCAAACATGGAATGATAAGTGCCAACTGCCAATGAAGTATGTGTTTGACAACTTTTACAATAAAAAGTACCCCATGTATATCTGTGCGTGCGtggttgcgtgcgtgcgtgtgtgtgtgcatgtgtgtgcgtgcgtgcgtgtgtgtgtgtgtgtatgtgcgtgtatgtgtgtgtgtgtgtgtgcgtgcgtgcgtgtgtgcgtgtgtgtgtgtgtgtgtatgtgcgtgtatgtgtgcgtatgcgtgcgtgcatgtgtgcatgtgtgtgtgtgcgtgcatgcgtgtgcgtgtgggtAATTTGCTACCCTTACTATACAGCCAAACCTAACACAACATCAATGGGACTACTAGACTACTCCTCACATATGCTTCACTATAACTCTGATACACAGTCTGATAGTGAAAAGCGCCAGTCATGTTGACTCAGTGTAGAAAGTAGTGAAGTAGGAAGTGCTGCTTTGTTCTGTAAAgaacatgactgttcaaaacagGAAGAGGACCAGCTGAGTTGGGCCATAGTGACTAAATTAGGTGTTTCTCAATCAACAGGCCCTCTGGCCCTAAGAACTGAACAATAACTGTTAGGTTACCTACCATGTAATAACTGTAGACCCCTTCCCATGTTACCACTGTACACCTACCATGTTACCACTGTGCACCTACCATGTTACCACTGTGCACCTACCATGTAATAACTGTAGAGCTATTCTCATGTTACCACTGTGCACCTACCATGTTACCACTGTGCACCTACCATGTTACCACTGTGCACCTACCATGGTACCACTGTGCACCTACCATGTTACCACTGTGCACCTACCATGTTACCACTGTACCCCTACCATGTTACCACTGTACACCTACCATGTTACCACTGTGCACCTACCATGTAATAACTGTAGAGCTATTCTCATGTTACCACTGTACACCTACCATGTAATAACTGTAGACCTCTTCCCATGTTACCACTGTGCACCTACCATGTTACCACTGTGCACCTACCATGTTACCACTGTGCACCTACCATGTAATAACTGCAGACCTCTTCCCATGTTACCACTGTGCACCTACCATGTAATAACTGTAGACCTCTTCCCATGTTACCACTGTGCACCTACCATGTTACCACTGTACACCTACCATGTTACCACTGTGCACCTACCATGTAATAACTGCAGACCTCTTCCCATGTTACCACTGTGCACCTACCATGTAATAACTGTAGAGCTATTCTCATGTTACCACTGTACACCTACCATGTTACCACTGTGCACCTACCATGTTACCACTGTGTACCTACCATGTTACCACTGTACACATACCATGTTACCACTGTACACCTACCATGTAATAACTGTAGACCTATTCCTATGTTACCACTGTGCACCTACCATGTTACCACTGTGCACCTACCATGTTACCACTGTACACATACCATGTTACCACTGTAGAGCTATTCTCATGTTACCACTGTACACCTACCATGTTACCACTGTAGAGCTAATCTCATGTTACCACTGTACACAAACCATGTTACCACTGTAGAGCTGTTCTCATGTTACCACTGTAGAGCTATTCCCATGTTACCACTGCACACCTACCATGTTACCACTGTAGACCTATTCTCATGTTACCACTGTACACCTACCATGTTACCACTGCACACCTACCATGTGATAACTGTGCATAATGGGACTGTTGAGGCTATTGGTTATCCCATGTCACTAATCAGTGATATCTAGGTTATTGCAATAAAATGACTCTAAACTAGGCCTACAGTAAAGCAAAAAGACAGTGATATGAGTATTTTGACATTTGTAGGCTACTTTATCCCCTAAAAGTTCAATGTTACTTGATAATTGAATGGTCCCCCGTCAAAGTACCCTATAACATTAggtaacattttaaaaaactttGATGAATACGTGCTGGACCAATCAATCACACTCACGTGCTCCTTGGTCTTGGAGATCCACGTctcgaggaggagagagaggcgcgTGCCATGGAACCTCCCGGTGCTCTTCACCGCGAGGAAGATGTCCGTTAACCTCAACAGGGATGGAGTGATGACAACCCTTCTCTGTTCCAAAGCCCTCAActtgtctctccttctctgtatCTCCGCTTGTAAGCCACCAACAGTCTGGTTCATAGTAGAGACAGCGGCGGGTTGTCGAGGAAACTTGGCCGGCTTTGGTGACTCCTTTGCCGCGGAGAGAGGCGTCTCTTGAATCGAGCGCAGTAAGTCTCCCCCGAACGGATTGTGAATAGAATTGAGTTTGTGGAGATTCCGCGTCCTTAGTTGAAAGTCCACGATTAAAACGATGAAGAACATTAATATAAAAACAGGGAGTGCCCGAAGCATCCTCCTTCTATGCATGATGAACTGAGATTGTAGGCTATTTGATTTGAAGAGGGATAGAAAGTGTCTGTGATCAAGGGAGTATTATGTCTCGACCCGTTGAACACATCCACAACTTCCTTCTGTCATGTATTCTGATCTAATTTAGTGATCATCCTCCAATGACAAGCGCCTTCCGTTGACAAATCATTCTGACACTGCCCCACGTATTTTATATGGGCTATAAATTCATTTTTGTTATGACAATTTTAAGTTTTAAAAAGTTTGCTGTCCACTCATTGTGACCTTAATATGAAATTATCCACATCGAAGTTGTAAAGTGTATTCTCAAACTAATATGCATTTCTCTGGCAACTTCCTTTTATAACGGTCTCTCTCACCAACTGTCGACTTTTCTATGAACCATTTTCTTTCATGAGTTTGACATTCTTGTCTTATGTGAGTCTGTCTGGTCTCGTAGCTACACAACGGTCTTCCTACCTGTCACTTCTCTCTCGAGTTTCAGCGCCAGCGGAAGGGAGGAGATATGTCTCATTCGTTCACTCACCACTGCAACCACTCCGCCTCTTCCCTTCGGTAAAGGCACCGTGCGTAATTTGAATGGCAAATTAACAGTAGAGAGGACGCATTAAATCCCATTGGGATTTAGTAACGTTTTTATTGTTTTAATCCACATACCAATTTTAACATTGTATTTGTAACAGAAAGTAACATAACGTTTGATGAATAATAACGTTTAGTGACACTTCCACTAGTCAGTGCACATCTTCCAGAGCCTCCATCCATAGGCTAGGACTCACCATTTTAAAGAATCCCCCCCAAAACTACATTGTAAAATAGAAAAGACAATTCCTGACAGCTT belongs to Oncorhynchus kisutch isolate 150728-3 unplaced genomic scaffold, Okis_V2 scaffold3873, whole genome shotgun sequence and includes:
- the LOC116372050 gene encoding beta-1,3-N-acetylglucosaminyltransferase manic fringe-like; this encodes MHRRRMLRALPVFILMFFIVLIVDFQLRTRNLHKLNSIHNPFGGDLLRSIQETPLSAAKESPKPAKFPRQPAAVSTMNQTVGGLQAEIQRRRDKLRALEQRRVVITPSLLRLTDIFLAVKSTGRFHGTRLSLLLETWISKTKEHTFIFTDTEDEDINSRGYNVIVTDCPSDHSHQALSCKMSAEYDHFMASDKKWLCHVDDDNYVNPGALLSLLSAFPQDGDVYVGKPSLNHPIKAHELLESNKTKEVQFWFATGGAGFCLSRRLAEKMAPWASGPRFEQTSAVIRLPDDCTVGFIVERRLGISMVHSSMFHSHLENLLLLTPSNIPLQVTLSYGLFENKMNSVELNRLFSKEDDPSRFKTVHCLLYPLTSWCP